In Chaetodon auriga isolate fChaAug3 chromosome 7, fChaAug3.hap1, whole genome shotgun sequence, a genomic segment contains:
- the LOC143322943 gene encoding uncharacterized protein LOC143322943 has product MAATEANAAPVVQEDGKTPESKPTEAEQPAKNANANSETVNSEIVDKDGTAVNSEVVDNKETVNNDTAAAAGAEEGEAAGSEEAAPPQSSENASSTEPKTSFLDSFLNKSGLGKVMGGRKKKEQSTAAGGGEENTAEGAEKEGEKGGEEAAAAEGGAEGGAEGEAAIEKAPENGEKEEEKKGEKGKPAESKSTVRDLIRKPVARIFSHRSTEKKDGAAAEPQKQVKVRSKSLDRLEDPEALNTTIEEAGAAGGAEGGAEGEQKASSSSAATKHMKRWHSFKKLMAQKAHKKSGGGEDGKEDGVDGEGGGGDSSTLDSKESGQKRWKLKRSWTFQGLKRDPSMVGISGKTKGSDSADNAKPEEAAAAGGAEEGEEAKAEGGAEEAKTEGGEEKEKAEGAEEEKAASAGGGTVTQHANEIWTSFKKRVIPKSKRANTECAPSGEEDASAAATSGEEGAAEEGKDGKSAKAKRSHFGRAVSLKNFIMRKGKSTSVDLGEGAKEEEEATEGAEAAEEAGANDEAVTAAEETNDKDAAAGEKTEAAESGGESAEKTPAEAPVTNGENGCTNGTAEEHATHNHQEEEEKTTGGSPVKKTKEAGAKDEANAKIINATAAVNSDKKAGNV; this is encoded by the exons ATGGCGGCGACGGAGGCCAATGCGGCGCCGGTGGTCCAGGAAGATGGGAAAACCCCCGAGAGCAAGCCGACAGAGGCAGAGCAACCGGCTAAAAACGCCAACGCAAACTCAGAGACTGTCAACAGCGAGATTGTCGATAAAGATGGCACCGCTGTCAACAGTGAGGTTGTCGATAACAAAGAGACTGTGAATAATGACACAGCGGCGGCGgcaggagctgaggagggagaagcagcagggagCGAGGAGGCAGCACCTCCTCAGAGCTCGGAAAACGCCTCCTCCACTGAGCCCAAGACCTCGTTCCTGGACTCCTTCCTCAACAAGAGCGGCCTGGGGAAGGTGAtgggaggaaggaagaagaaagagcagagcacagccgctggaggaggggaggagaacaCAGCCGAAGGAGCGGAGAAAGAGGGCGAGAAGGGAGGTGAGGAGGCCGCGGCAGctgagggaggagcagagggaggtgcagaaggagaagcagcaatagagaaagctccagaaaacggagagaaggaggaggagaagaaaggagagaagggcAAACCTGCGGAGTCTAAATCCACAGTTCGAGATCTGATCCGGAAGCCAGTGGCGAGGATCTTCTCCCATCGCAGCACGGAGAAGAAGGACGGCGCCGCCGCAGAACCCCAGAAACAAGTAAAGGTTCGGTCCAAGTCCCTGGACCGGCTGGAGGATCCAGAAGCACTTAACACCACCATAGAGGaggcaggagcagcaggaggagcagagggaggcgCAGAGGGAGAACAGAAAGCCTCGTCCTCCTCAGCAGCTACCAAGCACATGAAGCGCTGGCACTCCTTCAAGAAGCTCATGGCTCAGAAGGCGCACAAAaagagcggaggaggagaggatggcaAGGAGGACGGAGTGGATGGAGAAGGAGGCGGCGGAGACTCCTCCACGCTGGACTCCAAGGAGTCGGGACAGAAGAGGTGGAAGCTGAAACGCTCCTGGACCTTCCAGGGCCTGAAGAGGGACCCATCCATGGTCGGCATCAGCGGGAAGACCAAGGGCTCCGACTCTGCCGATAACGCGAAACCAGAGGAGGCGGCTGCAGCGGGAGGAGccgaggaaggagaggaggccaaggcggagggaggagcagaggaggccaaGACGGAGGgtggggaggagaaggagaaagccgagggagctgaggaggagaaggcagcATCGGCGGGAGGTGGGACGGTGACGCAACACGCCAACGAGATCTGGACCTCCTTCAAGAAGCGCGTCATCCCAAAGTCCAAACGCGCCAACACAGAGTGCGCCCCCAGCGGGGAGGAGGACGCCAGTGCAGCTGCCACCTCAG gtgaggaaggagcagcagaggagggcaAAGACGGCAAGTCAGCCAAGGCCAAGCGCTCACATTTCGGTCGTGCCGTTTCCCTGAAGAACTTCATCATGCGGAAGGGCAAGTCCACCAGCGTGGACCTGGGTGAGGGCgccaaggaggaggaggaggccacggagggagcagaagcagcagaggaggcaggtgCCAATGATGAAGCTGTCACAGCGGCCGAGGAGACCAATGACAAAGATGCAGCGGCGGGCGAGAAGACGGAGGCGGCGGAGAGCGGAGGGGAGTCGGCGGAGAAGACGCCTGCCGAAGCTCCGGTGACCAACGGGGAGAACGGCTGCACCAACGGCACGGCGGAGGAGCACGCCACACACAAtcaccaggaggaggaggagaagacgaCGGGGGGCAGCCCCGTGAAGAAGACCAAGGAGGCAGGAGCGAAAGACGAGGCCAACGCCAAGATCATCAACGCCACAGCGGCCGTGAACAGCG ACAAAAAGGCGGGAAACGTGTGA